One genomic segment of Flagellimonas marinaquae includes these proteins:
- a CDS encoding SusC/RagA family TonB-linked outer membrane protein: MRNIYLTFIAVFSCVAAFGQTISGTVSDVSGTPLPGVTIVVSGTSIGATTDFDGNYTINATRGQVLSFSYLGMKPKEVTVGSESTINVVLEEDSTQLDEVVVTAFGVEQKQKSLGYSVSKVDTEDLNLAGQANPIESLQGRVAGVQINRSSGTSGGGVDILIRGVTSINPNRSNQPLIIVDGLALNNDTFSGEVRPSSGSNSPNSSEQFAFSNRAMDLNPEDIESFNILKGAAATALYGVRASNGAIVITTKKGKQGKAKITLTASTTFREIKTTPTLQTKYREGFNGAPRTLYDPDSDTGFNRVQQATSFYSWGPEYSLDSFDLGEGNIVDLSNDRFHSPYDIFKTGFNSQVNLSLSGANDRLDYYFSMGNNSEKGVLPNTDYNKTNLRLKAGYKITDNFTMDGSVAFTNSGGRRANGGDKSVMSALSYYSGTFPINDYVNPDGSERDYSFGIIDNPRYLMETSNLEDDVNRWIGNATFNWTPKDWLRITYAAQIDNYSDARNRYVGPDLDGGSQVGGFILEQNINFTGLESNFLVAMNKQWSDDFTTDFTVGHQISDAKRTYLEARGEGLNVPGVNEIGNTTNFFINKTIVQNRTVGVFGEAKFGYKDKLFLTLTGRNDWISTLPKENRSFFYPSVSLAYDVTDLFGENDIFTFGKLRASWAEVGKGPGFGDVGQYFVVDGDFPFGGVGGYRRSTLLGDTNIQPEKNQSTEFGADLRFLDNRIRLDYAYYNTRVKDQIFTVGTAYSSGLSGITRNAGDYKVFGHEFLLSADVIRNQDLRWELILNWSTSEGEVLEIPEDIEAIIFADSGFAGVTSEVRAGDKMGNLYGYKWEYVNGERLIGENGLPTINLDERVIVGNAFPDFIASIGSNLKYKGIGLNFLLEWKEGGDLYDSGRRNSIRNGLLESTLQRDVNVVLDGVLANGSPNTTEVLIDQNYYRNSSVYNRASEVLIQDASWLKIRNIALSYDFPSKLTRSLSLDKVSLSASANNILLWTPFDGYDPEGNQYSAGSNVYGFTGLNIPLAESYSLGLNIAF, from the coding sequence ATGAGGAACATTTATTTAACATTTATTGCGGTGTTTTCTTGTGTTGCGGCCTTTGGTCAAACCATATCAGGTACCGTATCCGACGTGTCGGGTACTCCGTTGCCTGGGGTTACCATAGTCGTAAGCGGCACAAGTATTGGAGCCACCACAGATTTTGATGGTAATTATACCATTAATGCTACGAGAGGACAAGTTCTAAGTTTTTCCTACTTAGGAATGAAGCCAAAAGAAGTTACCGTAGGTTCTGAATCAACGATCAACGTTGTTTTGGAAGAAGATTCGACACAATTGGATGAGGTCGTTGTAACCGCATTTGGTGTAGAGCAGAAACAGAAGTCGTTGGGGTACTCTGTTTCCAAGGTAGACACAGAAGACCTGAACCTTGCAGGACAAGCCAACCCAATTGAAAGTTTGCAGGGGCGTGTGGCCGGTGTCCAGATCAACCGTTCCTCTGGTACATCCGGGGGCGGTGTGGATATTTTGATACGTGGGGTTACCTCCATTAATCCAAACAGAAGTAACCAGCCGCTGATTATTGTGGATGGTCTTGCATTGAACAACGACACCTTCTCTGGAGAGGTAAGGCCTAGTTCTGGATCCAACTCACCGAACAGTTCTGAGCAGTTTGCATTTTCCAATCGTGCCATGGACCTTAACCCTGAGGACATCGAAAGCTTCAACATTCTTAAAGGAGCTGCAGCGACGGCACTTTATGGTGTAAGGGCATCCAACGGTGCCATTGTGATCACAACAAAAAAAGGAAAACAAGGAAAGGCAAAGATTACTTTAACGGCATCTACTACCTTTAGGGAAATCAAAACAACACCAACCTTACAGACCAAGTATCGCGAAGGTTTTAATGGAGCTCCGCGTACATTGTACGATCCAGATTCCGATACAGGATTCAATAGAGTGCAACAAGCCACATCTTTTTACTCCTGGGGACCAGAATATTCTTTGGACTCCTTTGATTTAGGAGAAGGGAATATTGTAGATCTTTCAAATGATAGATTTCATAGCCCTTACGATATTTTTAAAACAGGGTTCAACTCACAGGTGAACTTGAGTTTGAGCGGTGCCAACGATCGTTTGGACTACTACTTCTCCATGGGGAACAATAGCGAGAAGGGTGTTCTGCCCAATACGGACTATAACAAGACCAACTTAAGGTTAAAAGCAGGATATAAAATAACGGACAACTTTACTATGGATGGTTCCGTTGCTTTTACCAACTCAGGAGGAAGAAGGGCCAACGGAGGAGATAAATCCGTAATGAGCGCACTCTCCTATTACTCAGGAACATTCCCTATCAACGATTATGTAAATCCCGACGGGAGCGAAAGAGATTATTCCTTTGGTATCATTGATAACCCAAGGTACTTGATGGAAACCAGTAATTTGGAAGATGATGTAAACCGTTGGATAGGGAACGCAACCTTTAATTGGACACCAAAAGATTGGTTGAGAATTACGTATGCCGCCCAGATAGACAACTACTCCGATGCAAGAAACCGTTACGTTGGTCCGGATTTGGACGGTGGTTCACAAGTAGGGGGATTTATTTTAGAACAAAACATCAACTTTACAGGGTTGGAATCCAACTTTTTGGTGGCAATGAACAAGCAATGGTCCGATGACTTTACAACGGACTTTACTGTTGGTCATCAAATTTCAGATGCCAAAAGAACTTACCTGGAGGCTCGAGGAGAAGGCTTAAATGTACCCGGAGTCAACGAAATTGGAAACACGACCAATTTCTTTATCAACAAAACCATAGTGCAAAATCGTACAGTAGGGGTTTTTGGTGAAGCAAAATTCGGTTACAAGGATAAATTGTTCTTGACGCTTACAGGAAGAAATGACTGGATTTCTACTTTACCTAAAGAAAATAGATCGTTCTTTTATCCATCCGTGAGTTTGGCGTACGATGTTACCGACCTATTTGGTGAGAACGATATCTTTACCTTTGGTAAACTAAGAGCATCTTGGGCCGAGGTAGGTAAAGGACCTGGCTTTGGCGATGTTGGACAATATTTCGTAGTCGATGGTGATTTCCCGTTCGGTGGAGTAGGGGGATATCGCAGAAGTACACTATTGGGAGATACCAATATACAGCCCGAAAAAAACCAATCAACAGAGTTTGGTGCCGATCTTAGATTCTTGGATAATCGCATTCGATTGGATTATGCCTATTACAACACGCGTGTTAAAGATCAGATTTTTACAGTTGGAACGGCCTATTCTTCTGGATTATCCGGAATTACCAGAAATGCTGGTGATTATAAAGTTTTTGGACACGAATTTTTGTTAAGTGCCGATGTTATAAGAAATCAGGATTTAAGATGGGAATTGATCTTGAACTGGTCTACCAGCGAGGGGGAGGTTTTGGAAATACCTGAAGATATTGAAGCCATTATTTTTGCGGACTCTGGATTTGCCGGAGTAACCTCGGAGGTAAGAGCTGGTGATAAAATGGGTAATCTATATGGTTACAAATGGGAATATGTAAACGGTGAAAGATTGATCGGGGAAAATGGTTTACCGACCATAAATCTCGATGAAAGAGTTATTGTAGGTAATGCATTCCCAGATTTTATAGCCTCTATCGGAAGTAACTTAAAGTATAAAGGAATCGGCCTTAATTTCCTATTGGAATGGAAAGAAGGTGGAGATCTTTACGATTCGGGACGAAGAAACTCCATTAGGAACGGTCTTTTGGAAAGTACCTTGCAAAGAGACGTAAATGTAGTATTGGACGGAGTTCTTGCGAATGGAAGCCCAAACACTACAGAAGTCCTAATCGATCAGAATTACTACCGTAACTCCAGTGTTTACAACCGTGCCTCGGAAGTGCTGATACAAGATGCATCATGGTTAAAGATCAGGAACATTGCCCTGTCCTACGACTTTCCTTCTAAACTGACCAGAAGTTTGAGCTTGGATAAAGTAAGTTTGTCCGCAAGTGCGAACAATATCTTGCTATGGACACCATTTGATGGTTACGATCCAGAAGGAAACCAGTACAGTGCGGGAAGCAATGTTTATGGATTTACAGGATTGAACATACCATTGGCCGAAAGTTATTCACTCGGATTGAACATTGCATTTTAA
- the trxB gene encoding thioredoxin-disulfide reductase — protein sequence MSEQVERIKTLIIGSGPAGYTAAIYASRADLKPVLYTGMEPGGQLTTTTEVDNFPGYPEGIDGPAMMMQLQQQAERFGTEVRIGMVTAVEFSDEIGGVHKITVDDSTQLEAETVIISTGASAKYLNLPSEQRLRGGGVSACAVCDGFFYKGQDVAIVGAGDTAAEEASYLANICTKVTMLVRKDHMRASKAMQHRVNSIDNIEIRYNTEIDEVLGDQVVEGVRVVNNQTGEKEEIPVTGLFIAIGHKPNTDVFKGQLDMDETGYIITQPKSTKTNKPGVFASGDAQDKIYRQAVTAAGTGCMAALDAERYLAAVESKEMIVS from the coding sequence ATGTCAGAACAAGTAGAAAGAATCAAAACATTGATTATTGGATCAGGACCGGCTGGTTATACCGCGGCCATATATGCCTCAAGGGCAGATTTAAAACCAGTTTTATATACAGGTATGGAGCCTGGTGGACAATTGACCACGACTACCGAAGTTGACAATTTTCCAGGATATCCGGAAGGAATCGATGGACCAGCAATGATGATGCAATTACAGCAACAAGCTGAAAGATTTGGTACAGAAGTAAGAATAGGAATGGTTACTGCCGTAGAATTTAGTGACGAGATAGGGGGTGTTCATAAAATTACCGTCGATGATTCGACCCAATTGGAAGCAGAAACCGTGATTATTTCCACAGGTGCATCTGCCAAATATTTGAATTTGCCCAGCGAGCAGCGATTAAGAGGAGGAGGAGTCTCCGCATGTGCTGTCTGCGACGGGTTTTTTTATAAAGGACAAGATGTGGCCATTGTTGGGGCAGGGGATACTGCCGCAGAAGAGGCCTCTTATTTGGCCAATATATGTACAAAAGTAACCATGCTGGTTCGTAAAGACCACATGAGGGCATCAAAAGCGATGCAGCATAGGGTCAATAGTATTGATAATATTGAAATACGGTATAATACCGAAATAGATGAGGTATTGGGCGATCAAGTCGTAGAAGGGGTCAGGGTAGTGAACAACCAAACCGGAGAAAAAGAAGAAATCCCTGTAACGGGTCTGTTCATAGCTATTGGACATAAACCAAATACCGATGTGTTCAAAGGACAGTTGGACATGGATGAGACGGGCTATATTATTACGCAACCCAAATCCACAAAAACAAACAAGCCCGGTGTTTTTGCCAGTGGGGATGCTCAAGATAAAATATACAGACAGGCGGTTACTGCCGCAGGTACAGGATGCATGGCCGCCTTGGACGCAGAACGTTATTTGGCTGCCGTTGAGAGCAAAGAAATGATTGTATCATAA